cctttatattcattgtgttgtgtgtcaatcagcagtgatgtggtggttcacttttacactgtgatctgtagcctatagttcggctttagcttctaactatctttgtctttttaacctgttgttgctgctgagtcagtttgacatcctggatatatccttcaaacacagactgtagacccctctgtctgcttccctGTGACGTCACTGTTTAATTTTAccaaaatatgatcatatttcttcagTGAGGGCTCCATGGCTACTCTGACAGTCTGATGGATGATCCAAAAGGGGCGGGGCTCAGCAAAGGGCCAGTTATTTTGCAGATTAAAACAGATTGAAATACTGTTCAGCCTGACAAATCAGTCACTGTGCTCcagtcttttttcccctctgaaaTTTGTTATCCTTAGTCTAAGAAGCACTTGAACTCCCTGTTCCTGTTCTCTCAAAATCCAAACAGTCTGaaaccccaaaatattcagCTCATTGTCacatatgacaaagaaaaactaaaCCCTTATAACTGAGAGGCTGGCACCAGTGGACGTTTGCCTTTTTGCTAGAATATAATATGATTTGATGCAGGATATTATGTAATGTATAAAGTCTGTGACTTACAGGCTGCTGCATCACACTGATCAATATTAAAAGTATTTGAGTGAGACAGCATGATGCCAGTTTTCCAAGCGTGACCTTTTGTGGAATTACAATTTAATTAGAGGAAGTTTTCAGTGACATTAAACAATATTTGTTTCTCGTCTTTGACCAGAGACCTTCATTAACGTCTTTTCTTCATTCCAGCTACATTTGCGATGGAGATCAGTGTGGAGCACGATAAAAGAACAGGCAAAAGTCAGGTGGTCTCTACAGCAACTGTCACCCCAGAAACCATCCAGGAGAGGGGGTTAAAGGTGTACGATGATGGGCACAAGTCTGTATATGCACTGCACCCAGAAGGGGGGAAAATGCCCAGTGGAGCAGTTGGAGAGATGACGCCCATGGAGGTAGAGGAGCTGTTGCATCAGGCCACAGATATGAACGTGCCCACTGAGGTGCAGTACCATCAGCCTGTCTACTCTGTGCCGTATACGGGGAGCAGCAGGCCTTCAACACCCAGGACACCAAATAAAACGCAGCGACAAACCCCCACACCCAGCTCCAGCCCCTTTCAGAGCTCAGTCCCATCGAGAAATGAAGCTCAGATCCTTGGGGAGGAAAACCAGCTCAGCCAAGACCTGGACGGATGGAAAACCCCGAGCCAAACACCCAGCCCCAGCCTCATCCAACAAGAGTACACATCAACGGTGCAGAGACTGCGAGAAGAAACCAAGATGCCCTACTTCCACATTCCAGGACAGTCCAAAGCTGAGAGGCATTTCATTTCACAGCCTCACTTTGCTGTTAAAACTCCACTAAGACTCACCAACAGTGAGACTGATGTGAGCAGTCCAAGCTCAGCAGCTCTTGTCTCGGTGAAAGCCAGGTCTGAAGGAATGCCAGAACCCATTCAGCCTGTCTACAGGGGTGTAGATAGCTGTAGTCCTTTGCTAGCCAGCCACAAGTCCGTAGTTGATCCTGATGCCTTGATAGAGAGCTCGGGTGATTTTAACAGACATTCACCCTTCAGTGCAGAGAGTATCGCCACTCTGAACCTCGTCAACGCCCTGCCAGAGGAGCTAGAATCAGAAAGTGTCACCATGATCTTCATGGGCTATGAAAATGCCGAGGACGAGGACGAAGAAGACATCCAAGCTGAGCTAGTGATCGTAGGCTACAgcgatgatgataatgatgatgatgataatgatgacgAGGCCCAGCATGGTAGATATGAAAGAGAGCAACTGTCATACCATCCAGAGGGATACAAGAGCAAAGTCTTTCAACCCAAGATGGGTATAGCCAAGGTTACAGGCTGCAGAGACATTATCGAAGACACCTACACAAACCAGGACGACTTAGGGCTCCACAAGCCAACATTCATCCACAAGACTAGAAAGCACAGTCACTACCTGCAGGGACAGCGGGGGGATGAGTCTGCAAACACAGGCAGCATAAACATGGAGATGAAGCTCTGTGCAACAGGAAGATAAGATGGAACTTTACCACCTCCTGAGAAAGTGGGTCTTGAAAAGGAAATGTAAGGATAGGTGCTTAATTAAGTGATTCCTTTCTTGTCCTGCCATGGCTCATGGGTTTGAACATACAATAGCTGTGTGTAGATGTGTAGCATGCTGCCAGTCCAACATAACGTGCTTCTCAGCTGTTCTCCAGATGTTTTTCTTATGCAACAGGAAGGTGACGACTGGTTCCTCTCGTTACATTTACTGCAGAGAGCCTCGCCTTGCCACATCTGTGCTTTGTCCTGATTGAGAACTTGAATTATCGCCTGTATCGCCTATTGCAGTTGtttgactccgcccaccagtccaccctgtggttgtttgactccgcccaccagtccagtgtctctgacgttaaaacatgatgatgtcacagtcaagctgacctttgaccttcattattttatcctgttagacatttgtgtcaagtttggtcatgATTGGCTCATGAAGTCTTGAGTAATGTCCAAAAACACGTCTTGTGATGTCagggtgacctttgacctttgaccaccaaattctaaacagttcattcttcagtccaagtggacgtctGTGTTGAATTTGAAGAGCCCTCTCACCAGACAGTCATTGGCACAGAAAAAGTCAAAGCCTGACCAGAGCagtttgaaatatttgtttgaCTGTTTGAGATAATAAACTTTATCAGTGGTTTATCGGCTGTGCAgagaaaatgtataaatgataaataaggactttatttaactttgcaGTGTTGGTGCAAGCAATGGTGGTTTATGCAGTATGTGGCCCAGTGAATATGTGCAGTcatgtttctcctgctggccccgCCCTCTAGTTCCTGTTGGCTGACAGACTATTTGaattacaaatataaaatcacCATGGCTCAGAACTTCAGACTACAAAGTTCCGTagttgaccttgtttgcagttcaaggtgtcctgtTAAGTTTCACAGACGTCTCTCCTGTGATGGTGCTCTGTGGGGGGATTTTTACGCTGCGACATTGCGAGTGACCACTAGGGGAAAAAATCCCTAAGGGCCTGAGCTTTGGCTTAATGATCTGTTGTGTTCTCAACCTGGTCGTTAACAAACTGCTTTATTgctttaacctctctaactcccccctcctctgttaaatggtatctcccaggcgcactacgtcatcaaaccatgtgatgtttggtattgccggattcaggaagctctcgacttttcaaacataacattgtttttctgttatttattatgtatttcgcaccagagcagcctaaacacacaaagtggagacaagtcatgtcatgccgtttttcgacaGGGAAAAGTTACaggattactcgcgatcttatgtggagctgttagcgggatcataactttcacgtttcatatggctttatttggtgatattttatggtgtttctgtgtcataaacaacatcagctatcataatcacacctgatttcaataaggtacaatgtttgaagctggctgagtgttgtttgatcactgatagtactgttttgaagtcgagtgacccacttgtcatttggagctccgcctggatcttttcatggtaaaaacactgtagaatggtcatactttgagcagtcttcttcaaatttgaaacaagtgttcactgatagtgtgcctacagccccacagtgtcatttacctgctcagatgaagccacagacagttattcatcctgaaacacattttttattttattttaggcaaaatcttcaacttgttactgacttcagaggcccattactctgtctctgtatcacctagagtgtttctgacactttcacaagaaacttcagagagttttctttctggcaagacctcatgcatgaaTGTAGTCAGAGCAgttcagaagctacagacattttaatttgggtatgtcattttaggcgttttcgctacaaaatgggggtggagtacatTAAAGGTGCAGTCAAGAGTTTAATCCAAAACACGTTGTCAAATTCAGCAAATACCTCCTCATGGCCCGCTAGCTGTCTGTTCTGTGTGCacgctgagaaaaaaaaaagcatccaaTGTATTACTCAGCTCTGGCTGTGTAAATGGggaacaaacaacaacactttgCTGCCTTATCTCCCTCTTCCACGTTCTCGCCCAAGAGGATGGAGTTACACCACGATACATAACACTGGAGCTTCTGAGGGAGCACACATGGGAACTTTGTGTGGTTGTTAACTCagatattattaatatttctgCAGAATCGCTTCATGAGAGAGACACCTGTTAGAGACACGTAGATCCTCCTAATGCACACTTAATCAGGCCTGATGGCTTATTACTGTGGTCAGAGAGTAACCCGTGGCCTCCTCACGGCAAACCTTGTAGTTAAATCTGTGATCGTTAAGGCCCCGTGTCCACCTGAGTGTGTTTACCCAGCTACTAAAGGCCAGACGCTCCTCAGGAAACGCCCAGCTGGGAGCACTGCAGAGCGCTTTGGAGGTGCGGCGCTTTTTCAGCTGAGACGCGTTGGTTGCGTCTCGTTGCTATGATACGGAGCGTGTTGGCACAAGGCAGAGTACATGCTTTGGGTGAAGGGAGGGCTGAAGCATGCTGGGTGAGAGGACGCACTCACCAGTCTGTGTGAATTCGTGAGAGGAGACGCATACTAACAGATTTCTCCTCCGTTGTTGTTCAGCATTCGTGTGATTGAACAGCTGAAGTGGCAGTGACGAGCGCCGTGTTTTTTTACTTCAAGTTGAATATTTTTCAGCTCTCGGCactctagaaaaaaaaaaagcgcccAGCAGGCAGCCGACTCATCAAGCCTGTAACTTTAAgtgttaataaaatgttaaattgaTTTTGATGCGACTGGGGCACTTTACCAGAGAAAGTTAGGCTGCAGGAAGATATATCAGTGGAAGGCAAACCAAACATCATATTTATTGATGCCATGTTATTGAGTTACACaatgtggccaaaagtatgtggacattaattttaacactttatttatagagaTATTAGACGTCATCACACGTTGTCGTCACACGTTGCAGttatgtacaaaaaaataaaggataCCGGAGACTAACAACAAACACGTCGGCTCtggacacacactcaaatggagcggagcctgtgttgccttcaggcgttgtcacataaataacacatttaagcacctgaataggccatagcacaaacAGCAATTTGTTATCCAAACCCGTCCCGACCCGTCCCACCAGCGGACAGAGAGCGTGCGTGGGAAAGTATGTCGCGTCAACCACctgaaaagcaaacaaaagtatctgtgttttttaaacGTTCCCAGGGTGGTGACGAAGAAATGAACATCATgattcatttcagtgtttgtgttgtttgtcatATTGACCCCCAACAGAGAATCCAGGCAGGATAATGGAGAGATAGTTGGAAAGTTAGCAAACCTTTTCTGCACATAGTCCCTGATTTATAAATACTGAGAAAAATGAACGCTGGTGAGTCCAAGCTGAACTTTTATGAACATACAGAGTGAACAGAGAGAATCAGTTTGTGCTTCAGCGTGTCAGTGCCCCTGCCAGCTTCACAGAGGAAGTGTTTCCCAGTTTGGTGCAAAACAACGTGACTGTCCCGCGCAGAGCTCTGACCTCAATCCCAGCCGACACCTTTGGGATGAGCTGGAGCGCCAGCTGTGAGCCGGGCCTTAtcactcagcagcagcagtggaccTCACTGTTGCTCTTGTTTATGAATGGGTGAACGTCCCTGAAGCCAGCTTCCAGAATGTGGCGGGAAGCCTGAAACCAGAAGAATGATTGAAGCACGTTAACGCCCACTGCGCCAGAATCACATGAGGGATGTTCAGGTGCTCTCACAGAACTTTGTTGTTGAGTATAAAAAGTAAATCAGTCATTTAGCATTAATGAAGCCATGTGTATGGGTTCCTTTCATTCAAATCAAAGTGTGGATCATGCTCCAGTAAACAAGACCTGCTTTTGTCTGAATTTCTAACTTTGTCGACTAACGGGCCTGTGTGCTGTTATTTTCTCTACCATTAAAAATATTCCTCCATTAACTAACGGTGACGGTGTTGTTTTTGGCAGTGATCCCTGACTCTTAATTTGACCGTCTTCCCTTCATGTTAATACAACTAACTGCTGTTATTTAAAGTGAGGTCATCAgtgtcaataaataaataataaatacaaaataaattgtAGTATATTCACGCAACATACGCCAAGAGTGATTAGTATCAGGATACAAAACACCAGATCCCAGACTGGTTCCTTACTCTTAATTCTGTAACTTATTAAGCACAGCCTTGTCTGAGCTGTCTTTATCATGGTGTTCGTCCATTCTTTAAATTCTGGACATGTGGGTGTTCTCCAGCAGCTAAGTTAATATACTTCCTACCGTGATCACAGGAACTTGTCATTTGATATGTCGTGTGTTTGGGTTCCATCTAgagatgcatgataatatcaaCATCGGTCAGTATTGGCTTTGAAATGATAAATCGGCCAACGTGCTGATTTCTGCCGATAAGACAaaccatttcttttttatttatttatttttttaattgacaaaGTGAACATGTACAAAAGCAACATATCTGAAATTTATTAATGTATGTATTAAgaatataaatgacaaaaattaaaacagataaAGTGACTAGTGCTGTGTTAATTACCACCAGAGTAACAAAGCAGAAAATATAACTCTAGCATGCTTGTAAATGACGATGAAATGACCATTAAACCAAAGATAACGTGTCTGAAGTGCTTCTGATTCAAACTTTTTGGGCTGAAGGGCCTTACAGTGTAATCCTAAAGGCTGGTACGGCTGTGTGAATATAATACTCACAATCACCATAAAGTCACCAGACACCCAAATACGTTTCTCATTTCAGCGTATTAACAAACGTAATGAAAGATGTGTTGCCTACGGACTGTGAAAGTGAATCGGTGTGTTCAGAGTTCAGTAACATACGACACAGCACCGGAGGTCGCTGCCTAACGACGTCCTTTACAGAAAATAACAGTTTAAATCCAAAGTCTGATGCCATAAAATACCTACGATGTTCTATGATGAGTCACACAGTGCTGTTATCCTCCGCTGATGTACCTTTATCCCTCTTGATCCGTCGACCGACGTAAACTCAACTGCTGAGCTAGCTGaacgtcatattgttgagttgacatctgaaccaatcagctgttagatcaggtgagagccaggcgccgcctggctctaaaaactgcgccGCCTGGCTCTCGCGGctttatcgccgtccacttttgtaatacgtcagagcaagtcgggatgaagttgAAGTtgcaagtatcatttaagtaggctatgtcgtggctggccgagtgtcctcttttttggaaatcaaaatatggtcaccctagggGGAAGACTGAAAGTTGTGGCCTGTCCACCTCCCCAACCTACCTCCTTACTATAGACTGTTGGGGACCACTGTTTGTTCCCGTTAGTGcactggtcatgtgatcacagcttTCCATTCAGGAATACTGGCCCATGATCACGTGGaatatgtacgaatttgggtgcattgcttTATGTGGGAAAACATACCAACAGTTAACGAGCACAGCCTGCCTTCTCCCTTCTACACTGAGCCTCATTTCATGAACATAAACACGTGCCTGCGATCAAATCCGCAGCGTTCATGAATGCAGTGGAGGTTTTTAGTACCCAGGTTCTTTAAGTTCAGATCTTCTCACAGATTTCTCATGAATGAGAAAATGGCTAATGAAACTGAAAGCATCATCTTCACGTGGGTCCCTGTCACTGACATTATTTTACACCATTAAAAGCGAAGCCTTCTGTGGTTGTGTTGTACGAGTAGTTATTCAGAATATCAGTCTCCGCCTACAGCTGTGATTCAGAGAGGACAGTGCTTTGCTATGCTTTGTATGTCATGTTGACCTGCAggctatcacacacacacacacacacacacacacacacacacacatatatcatACTGAATAACACCTTAACAGgtaaatactgtaaatatttttccaCATGTTGGCCTTGTTATTCAGAATATAAAGGTCTGAGCTGTAAAGCTTGTCTGCAGCCGTCACATCACTGACCATCATGATCTTTTGCAGAGATCACTGCACCTCTCTCCCCCTGCCTCCACAGCGATCATACTGTCTTTATCTTCCAACCTAAGCACTCCCCAGTGCCAACACATGAACTGATGTTTTGCATTTGTCTGGTGCCAGTTATCTTACAGGGAGCAGACATTAAATACAGACCTACTCACGTCAGGTCCACACACCACCAGATTAGACTCAGGCAATGTCTTTCcagtcttctattgtccagttttggtgagaaaacccgtgtgaattgtagcctcagtttcctgttgttagctgacaggagtggcacctggtgtggtcttctgctgctgtagcccatctgcttcaaggttggacaaggtgttgttgcttcagagatggtctttcCTTTCAATGAAATTAAAGTAATTGGAATATTTGAAGTGTTTCTGTCTTCATGATTAGCTCGCTGCTTCATGGCGGCTTCTGATGTGATGGTGCATTTCAGCTAGAGATGTACTGacaccactttttccttcccgacaCCAAGTGCCGATCCAATACcagcgcgtaaaataaaaatggatgggatatgaattgttgtatgtctcaactcctaaaactctgtgtaaaatattaagaaataaatacataatagtagaatgaatgccataaaacttgtatgtatatatattttgcaGTATATTGCGATATTAATAAATACAAGAATTTTCACCAGatgacataaagtaataacattaaagggaaatttcggtctCTAGAGTGTCCCAGAAGTGCCACAGCACTCTGCTTCATCGGAGATACGCGCCAGTTCTATCTTTCAGCGACTGCACGTCCATCACACATCAAGCCACGAAGCTCAGATCGCACCAAACCAGAAAAAGAACGCACACAGCATCTGgtaaatttcaaaatacaacacaatgcaCGGACTAGACTGTAAattctcatttttttaaaaatcacgtCACATCCTGACACACAAGTTGTCAGTCAGTGCGAGGGTCCGAGGAAAGGTGGATGAGGAGTAACTCACAGTTGAAGTGGAAAACCATAGTGTTTTGTATGACACCACACATCCTTTCTACAAGGATACAAACTGAAAGGAGAAGACCTGGTGTGAAACTGCAGGAGTTTTGGGAGTGAATGGTGCTTTTTATTGTGTGATTTCGCAGTTTCCATGTGTGAGCATGCAGCTCCACAGCACGGCATGGCGCTCCAGAAACGTATCCAGTAGGCGAGGATACGTGCCGTCAGTCGCTCCAGATCTACGACGCTGCGTAGCGCGGCGCAGACAGAGTATGTGGAAACTGGGGGTAAGTTCTCCTGTAATAAGCCAGGGGAGCAGGTTTGCTCTGAATCTCCTGCACGGAGACAAAGACTGACAGCTGAGTGAAGTTAATTACACATAAAAGCATTCAGTTACATAACAGCAGTTTCACGTAAAACAAAAACCTGGAAAGTGAGAAACTCGGGGCCAGCCATCGTTATCACTACCACCAGTATTCAGTATTCACAGTGTATCTGACTGTTTGTTGGAAGAGTACTTCACCactgtgtgaatattttctgccGTCCTCCTCTAACAGGAACGGTGTGCCTTGTTAACTGAGAGGTCTGTTTTTTGCTTGATAAGCTGACTCATGATTTACTCATCCTGGACTAGAGTCAGTGACACGTTGTGGATCAGCACCACTGACACAAACAAATGCAGCAGACAGAGAAATCTTAACTTCTAAACTATAAGGGACAAACATAGGACCACTGAGTATTCACAGTGTATCTGACTGTTTGTTGGAAGAGTACTTCACCactgtgtgaatattttctgccGTCCTCCTCTAACAGGAACGGTGTGCCTTGTTAACTGAGAGGTCTGTTTTTTGCTTGATAAGCTGACTCATGATTTACTCATCCTGGACTAGAGTCAGTGACACGTTGTGGATCAGCACCACTGACACAAACAAATGCAGCA
This is a stretch of genomic DNA from Epinephelus fuscoguttatus linkage group LG21, E.fuscoguttatus.final_Chr_v1. It encodes these proteins:
- the LOC125881983 gene encoding palmdelphin-like, coding for MEEADLLKERLQAITDKRRIQENIAKKRRQIEEEKLKLQYIKKKALREQWLMDGLSQQSEEEQEAMRLQAQDVQQQSDELQSNILRIEKEIEALETQELVISANEEVVLKQLKEVEKTAEDIIKELNAEFQPDVTHHDPLSLPDIPSCILLTPKKPPTHELASEAPKKATFAMEISVEHDKRTGKSQVVSTATVTPETIQERGLKVYDDGHKSVYALHPEGGKMPSGAVGEMTPMEVEELLHQATDMNVPTEVQYHQPVYSVPYTGSSRPSTPRTPNKTQRQTPTPSSSPFQSSVPSRNEAQILGEENQLSQDLDGWKTPSQTPSPSLIQQEYTSTVQRLREETKMPYFHIPGQSKAERHFISQPHFAVKTPLRLTNSETDVSSPSSAALVSVKARSEGMPEPIQPVYRGVDSCSPLLASHKSVVDPDALIESSGDFNRHSPFSAESIATLNLVNALPEELESESVTMIFMGYENAEDEDEEDIQAELVIVGYSDDDNDDDDNDDEAQHGRYEREQLSYHPEGYKSKVFQPKMGIAKVTGCRDIIEDTYTNQDDLGLHKPTFIHKTRKHSHYLQGQRGDESANTGSINMEMKLCATGR